The following proteins are co-located in the Actinomycetota bacterium genome:
- the gcvPA gene encoding aminomethyl-transferring glycine dehydrogenase subunit GcvPA, with the protein MRFAPHTDGDIREMLEACGLESLDGLFDQIPASVRLDGTLDIPDGVSEMEILADLRKLASRNLHADQLVCFAGAGAYDHYVPSVVWSLAGRSELYTSYTPYQPELSQGVLQALFEYQSMICELTALEVSNASLYDGPTSLVEAVHMARSATGRPRVLVSGAVDPRYVRVLETYGRGAGYSPEVFPVESGRGGRPELGDDVAAVVVQHPNHYGILEPARELFAAAREAGARAIQVFDPLSLGVLAPPGELGADVAVAEGQVLGNNLNYGGPYLGVIAARMQDVRRMPGRIVGETVDVDGTTGYVLTLQAREQHIRREKATSNICTNQTLMAVAATVYLAWLGPEGLRELGRLCASKAAYAAERLTEIDGVELLHPGQPFFKEFAVRLPRPAAGVVEALVEEGYLAGVPLEDADGHSLLVAVTERRTRDEIDGLADALRKALT; encoded by the coding sequence ATGAGGTTCGCGCCGCACACCGACGGTGACATCCGGGAGATGCTCGAAGCCTGCGGGCTGGAATCGCTGGACGGCCTGTTCGACCAGATCCCGGCCTCGGTGCGCCTCGACGGCACGCTGGACATCCCCGACGGCGTCTCCGAGATGGAGATCCTGGCGGACCTGCGGAAGCTCGCCTCGCGGAACCTCCACGCCGACCAGCTGGTGTGCTTCGCGGGCGCGGGCGCCTACGACCACTATGTGCCCTCGGTGGTGTGGTCCCTGGCCGGGCGATCGGAGCTGTACACCTCCTACACGCCGTACCAGCCGGAGCTGTCGCAGGGCGTGCTCCAGGCCCTGTTCGAGTACCAGTCGATGATCTGCGAGCTCACGGCGCTCGAGGTGTCCAACGCCTCGTTGTACGACGGGCCCACGTCGCTGGTGGAGGCCGTGCACATGGCCCGGTCCGCCACCGGGCGGCCGCGCGTGCTGGTCTCGGGCGCCGTCGACCCCCGGTACGTCCGGGTCCTCGAGACCTACGGCAGGGGAGCGGGGTATTCGCCCGAGGTGTTCCCCGTGGAGAGCGGCCGGGGCGGGCGCCCGGAGCTCGGGGACGACGTCGCCGCGGTGGTCGTCCAGCACCCGAACCACTACGGCATCCTGGAGCCGGCCCGCGAGCTCTTCGCGGCGGCCCGCGAAGCCGGAGCCCGGGCCATCCAGGTCTTCGATCCGCTGTCGCTCGGGGTGCTGGCGCCGCCGGGCGAGCTGGGGGCCGACGTGGCCGTGGCCGAGGGCCAGGTACTGGGGAACAACTTGAACTACGGCGGGCCGTATCTCGGGGTGATCGCCGCGCGGATGCAGGACGTCCGCAGGATGCCCGGCCGGATCGTCGGCGAGACCGTCGACGTGGACGGCACCACCGGCTACGTCCTGACCCTCCAGGCCCGCGAGCAGCACATCCGCCGGGAGAAGGCGACGTCGAACATCTGCACGAACCAGACCCTCATGGCGGTGGCGGCCACGGTGTACCTGGCCTGGCTGGGGCCGGAGGGACTGCGGGAGCTGGGGCGGCTGTGCGCCTCGAAGGCGGCCTACGCGGCGGAGCGGCTCACCGAGATCGACGGCGTCGAGCTCCTCCACCCCGGGCAGCCCTTCTTCAAGGAGTTCGCGGTCCGGCTGCCACGACCGGCGGCCGGGGTCGTGGAGGCACTGGTGGAAGAGGGTTACCTGGCCGGCGTCCCGCTGGAGGACGCGGATGGCCATTCCCTGCTCGTCGCCGTCACCGAACGCCGGACCCGCGACGAGATCGACGGCCTGGCCGACGCCCTCCGGAAGGCGCTGACGTGA
- a CDS encoding bifunctional nuclease family protein, protein MDIEMNLVGVRVELPTNQPIVLLKEREGERFLPIWIGAMEATAIAFALQGIVTARPMTHDLLKNVLEELAVAVERIVITELKDGTFYAVINMHLNGKAFEVSSRPSDAIALAVRVNVPIFANEEVLTEASIVIRDDEDQEVEKFREFLENVNPEDFA, encoded by the coding sequence ATGGATATCGAGATGAACCTGGTTGGCGTCCGGGTCGAGCTCCCCACCAACCAGCCCATCGTGCTCCTGAAGGAGAGGGAGGGCGAGCGGTTCCTCCCCATCTGGATCGGTGCGATGGAGGCCACCGCCATCGCGTTCGCGCTCCAGGGCATCGTCACCGCCCGGCCCATGACCCACGACCTCCTGAAGAACGTCCTCGAGGAGCTCGCCGTCGCCGTGGAACGGATCGTCATCACCGAGCTGAAGGACGGGACGTTCTACGCGGTGATCAACATGCACCTGAACGGGAAGGCCTTCGAGGTCTCCTCCCGGCCCTCCGACGCCATCGCCCTGGCCGTCCGGGTCAACGTGCCCATCTTCGCCAACGAGGAGGTCCTGACCGAGGCTTCCATCGTCATCCGAGACGACGAGGACCAGGAGGTCGAGAAGTTCCGGGAGTTCCTGGAGAACGTGAACCCGGAGGACTTCGCGTAG
- a CDS encoding zinc-ribbon and FHA domain-containing protein encodes MYCTNCGHRNPDDARFCAQCGRALQEETTVTFSPIEVEEETGEDVVLPLDELTKEQALLVVKRGPNAGSNFLIDKDVTTAGRHPESDIFLDDVTVSRRHAEIRRRGDRFFVRDLGSLNGTYVNRERVDETELASGDELQIGKFKLVFFAGE; translated from the coding sequence TTGTACTGCACGAACTGTGGACATCGAAACCCGGACGACGCGCGATTCTGCGCTCAGTGCGGGCGTGCACTTCAGGAGGAGACCACGGTCACGTTCAGCCCCATCGAGGTGGAGGAGGAGACCGGCGAGGACGTGGTTCTCCCTCTGGATGAGCTCACCAAGGAGCAGGCCCTCCTCGTGGTGAAGCGTGGCCCCAACGCCGGGTCGAACTTCCTCATCGACAAGGACGTCACCACAGCCGGGAGGCATCCCGAGAGCGACATCTTCCTGGACGACGTGACGGTGTCCCGCCGCCACGCGGAGATCCGCCGCCGGGGCGACCGCTTCTTCGTCCGGGACCTCGGCAGCCTGAACGGGACGTACGTCAACCGGGAGCGGGTGGACGAGACCGAGCTCGCATCGGGCGACGAGTTGCAGATCGGGAAGTTCAAGCTCGTGTTCTTCGCGGGGGAGTGA
- a CDS encoding MerR family transcriptional regulator, which produces MVEEQGYRVPEVCRIAGISYRQLDYWARTGLVRPTIRDAGGSGTQRLYSFQDLLQLKVVKNLLDAGVALQQIRKAIEYLREAKQPLHGVTLMSDGHRIYTPESPEAVIDLLSKGQGVFAIAVDKVQTDLEGSLARSRKPIRRVARATEAGA; this is translated from the coding sequence ATGGTCGAAGAGCAGGGATATCGCGTCCCCGAGGTCTGCCGGATCGCCGGGATCAGCTACCGGCAGCTGGACTACTGGGCGCGTACGGGTCTGGTCCGCCCGACCATCCGCGACGCGGGCGGGTCCGGGACGCAGCGTCTGTACTCGTTCCAGGACCTCCTCCAGCTCAAGGTGGTGAAGAACCTCCTCGACGCCGGGGTCGCCCTCCAGCAGATCCGCAAGGCCATCGAGTACCTCCGCGAGGCCAAGCAACCTCTCCACGGCGTCACCCTGATGTCCGACGGGCACCGTATATACACACCGGAGTCACCGGAAGCGGTGATCGACCTCCTGTCCAAGGGGCAGGGGGTGTTCGCGATCGCCGTGGACAAGGTCCAGACGGACCTGGAAGGGTCACTGGCACGAAGCAGAAAGCCGATCCGGCGGGTCGCTCGCGCGACGGAAGCGGGAGCGTAG
- the hpt gene encoding hypoxanthine phosphoribosyltransferase, producing the protein MSEVATVLFPGSVIRRRVQELGRELTRDYEGRSPVFISVLKGGAVFLADLFREVPLPVRVDFMSVSSYGGASESSGVVRIVKDLDQDVGGEDVVVVEDIIDTGLTLSYLLSALRERAPRSIEVCTLLDRSARRIPRLDLRYVGFDCPDRFVVGYGLDFQERYRNLSDILAVDDMAALGADPDLLVPYLDAEPPRMAGVGG; encoded by the coding sequence ATGTCTGAGGTGGCGACGGTCCTGTTCCCGGGGTCTGTGATCCGCCGCCGGGTCCAGGAGCTCGGCCGTGAGCTCACCCGGGACTACGAGGGCCGCTCGCCGGTCTTCATCTCGGTGCTGAAGGGCGGCGCCGTCTTCCTGGCGGACCTGTTCCGCGAGGTCCCGCTGCCGGTCCGCGTCGACTTCATGTCGGTGTCCTCGTACGGCGGGGCGTCCGAGTCCTCCGGGGTGGTCCGGATCGTCAAGGACCTGGACCAGGACGTCGGGGGAGAGGACGTCGTGGTGGTGGAGGACATCATCGACACGGGCCTCACGCTCTCCTACCTGCTGAGCGCGCTCCGGGAGCGGGCACCCCGCTCCATCGAGGTCTGCACGCTGCTCGACCGGTCGGCCCGCCGGATCCCTCGGCTCGACCTCCGCTACGTGGGGTTCGACTGTCCGGACCGCTTCGTGGTCGGCTACGGGCTGGACTTCCAGGAACGCTACCGGAACCTCTCCGACATCCTGGCGGTCGATGACATGGCGGCCCTGGGGGCCGACCCCGACCTGCTGGTGCCGTACCTCGACGCGGAGCCGCCCCGGATGGCCGGCGTCGGCGGATGA
- a CDS encoding MerR family transcriptional regulator, giving the protein MAVRSYLSIGEVLISLKTEFPDITISKIRFLEGEGLIEPERTASGYRKFYDGDVDRLRQILKLQRDEYLPLKVIKERLARQEDGSEPVEPVDQAAADEELVEPPTGLQMSEDEMSAATGVDRERIQELEKFGILCTHGLDGNRYYDGDDYIVLSIVKDLFKYGVEPRHLTMYRHFAEREASLFEAIVLPMLRQRNPDARRAATDSLAELARLSRKLKQAFLRSNLRQYIQAP; this is encoded by the coding sequence ATGGCCGTGCGCAGCTACCTGTCGATCGGTGAGGTCCTGATCTCGCTGAAGACGGAGTTCCCCGACATCACGATCTCCAAGATCAGGTTCCTGGAGGGGGAGGGCCTGATCGAGCCGGAGCGGACCGCGTCCGGGTACCGCAAGTTCTACGACGGGGATGTGGACCGGCTCCGGCAGATCCTGAAGCTTCAGCGGGACGAGTACCTCCCGCTGAAGGTGATCAAGGAGCGGCTGGCCCGGCAGGAGGACGGATCGGAGCCGGTGGAGCCCGTGGACCAGGCGGCCGCCGACGAGGAGCTGGTGGAGCCGCCCACCGGCCTCCAGATGTCGGAGGACGAGATGAGCGCGGCCACCGGCGTGGACCGGGAGCGCATCCAGGAGCTGGAGAAGTTCGGGATCCTGTGCACCCACGGCCTGGACGGGAACCGCTACTACGACGGTGACGACTACATCGTGCTGTCGATCGTGAAGGACCTGTTCAAGTACGGGGTCGAACCTCGCCACCTCACCATGTACCGGCACTTCGCCGAGCGGGAGGCCAGCCTGTTCGAGGCCATCGTCCTGCCGATGCTCCGGCAGCGGAACCCGGACGCCCGCCGGGCCGCCACCGATTCCCTGGCCGAGCTGGCCCGGCTGTCGCGGAAGCTCAAGCAGGCCTTCCTCCGCAGCAACCTCCGCCAGTACATCCAGGCGCCGTAG
- a CDS encoding D-alanyl-D-alanine carboxypeptidase, with translation MPAGIATMALAITPPPPTPVPVLCAPPSPPPPSASPSGTPSGTPSGTSTSPAPPPSTAPAPAPATSICSSPSPFPTELVTPTPSLEPPAIQARAAILEDLDTGEVLLSFQPDDRRPVASLTKLMTALLVLRRVQPSDVVTVGPEAAAQGAQILGVSELGLKLGERLSVAQLLYALLLQSANDAAVALADHVSGSVDAFVADMATEAARLGLHRTHFLSPNGLDDRGYTTARDLAAISRLDFGIPLFAKVAKSKFHDVPSSSGPTRHIQNRNVLLWLYPGAIGGKTGYTSAAGYCLMAAARRHGRGVLVVVLGEPSTYDSFDDGAALLDYGFHAFTEKTLVKEGKSLRPVPLGTERIPVAAGAGLRRLVRTEQVDRIVREVALTSGLSGPVAVGSRIGTVTFSAGGTVMGTVPLVVAGSPQPGAGLPSADPWWRRGLASIGHFTVHAVASLFG, from the coding sequence GTGCCGGCCGGGATCGCCACCATGGCCCTGGCCATCACGCCGCCCCCGCCCACCCCGGTCCCGGTCCTCTGCGCCCCGCCGTCCCCGCCCCCACCCTCCGCTTCTCCATCCGGGACGCCGAGCGGTACACCCTCCGGGACGTCCACCAGCCCGGCCCCGCCGCCCTCGACCGCCCCCGCTCCCGCCCCGGCAACCAGCATCTGCTCGTCCCCGTCACCGTTTCCCACCGAGCTGGTCACCCCGACGCCGTCGCTGGAGCCGCCGGCGATCCAGGCCCGGGCCGCGATCCTGGAGGACCTCGACACCGGCGAGGTCCTCCTCTCCTTCCAACCGGACGACCGCCGCCCGGTGGCCAGCCTGACCAAGCTGATGACGGCGCTGCTGGTGCTGCGCCGGGTCCAGCCGAGCGACGTGGTCACCGTGGGTCCGGAAGCCGCGGCGCAGGGCGCGCAGATCCTGGGCGTCTCCGAGCTGGGCCTGAAGCTGGGGGAGCGCCTCTCCGTCGCGCAGCTGCTGTACGCGCTGCTGCTCCAGTCGGCGAACGACGCGGCCGTGGCGCTGGCCGATCACGTCTCCGGATCCGTCGACGCGTTCGTCGCCGACATGGCCACCGAAGCGGCCCGGCTGGGGCTGCACCGGACCCACTTCCTGTCCCCGAACGGCCTGGACGACCGCGGATACACCACGGCCCGCGACCTCGCGGCGATCAGCCGGCTGGACTTCGGGATCCCGCTGTTCGCGAAGGTCGCGAAGTCGAAGTTCCACGACGTGCCCTCGTCCTCGGGTCCCACCCGGCACATCCAGAACCGCAACGTCCTGCTGTGGCTGTATCCCGGAGCGATCGGCGGCAAGACCGGGTACACGTCGGCGGCCGGGTACTGCCTGATGGCGGCGGCCAGGCGGCACGGCCGGGGCGTCCTCGTGGTGGTGCTGGGGGAGCCCAGCACGTACGACTCCTTCGACGACGGAGCGGCCCTCCTCGACTACGGGTTCCATGCCTTCACCGAGAAGACCCTGGTGAAGGAGGGAAAGAGCCTTCGCCCCGTACCCCTGGGGACCGAGCGGATCCCCGTGGCGGCCGGCGCGGGGCTGCGGCGCCTGGTCCGCACGGAACAGGTCGACCGGATCGTCCGCGAGGTCGCCCTGACGTCCGGCCTGTCCGGGCCGGTGGCCGTGGGCAGCCGGATCGGGACGGTCACCTTCTCCGCCGGCGGCACCGTGATGGGGACCGTCCCGCTGGTGGTGGCGGGATCGCCCCAGCCCGGTGCGGGCCTCCCCAGCGCCGACCCGTGGTGGCGCCGGGGGCTGGCGTCCATCGGCCACTTCACCGTCCACGCGGTGGCATCGCTGTTCGGCTGA
- a CDS encoding sugar phosphate nucleotidyltransferase, translating into MKAVVMAGGQGTRLRPLTSNQPKPMLPILGEPMMQHILRLLRRHGFTDVVVTVQFLASVIRNFFGDGSDLDLSLSYATEEEPLGTAGSVKNAESELSEETFLVISGDAVTDIDLQEAVRFHKEKGAAVTVTLKRVANPLEFGIVITDDEGRIERFLEKPGWGEVFSDQINTGIYVIEPEVLGYIPSGEEFDFAHDLFPLLLEKGLPMYGHVADGEWTDVGTLETYMSVQRDILDGKIDLDLRAFGMEGGVWLGTDAEIEPGAKVAGPVYIGPNSRVEAGAELREYTVLGANVVVKAGAFLHRAVVHDNAYVGPSVTLRGCVIGKNTDVAHGARVDEGAVVADECRIGEGAVLNPRVKVYPFKTVDPGVLVSQSVIWESRVSRGLFGDRGVAGLVNIDITPEMAVRLAMAFASSLPKRSVIVASRDVTRTARIIKRVMVAGANAAGVHVHDLELVPTPVARFYARSARANAGVSVRTAEGDPASVQIQFFDGRGVNVDASVERKVERIFYRDDLRRVFHHEIGELAFPARGREYYLREMLNSVDMKVVRSRRPKLVVDYGFGATTFTGPTVLGELGAEVLAANAVLDEERAIPTEEQVEGHLQQLQRLVTSSGADLGALFDSAGERVRLIDETGRLLSQGEALLAFVWLVAQTTAFPRIAVPVVTSRAVEDIVRESGGGVVWTPISASALMAAAEERDVMFAGADGGGYIFPDFLAAYDGVFSLAKLLELLARTQWSLSAVVDRLPQTHVVRREVDIPWEAKGTVMRRLLERAGPDDVTIDGLKTYRGRDWVAVAPHPEEPVVRVWAEADSREEAEALAQEYATLVEELKG; encoded by the coding sequence ATGAAGGCCGTGGTCATGGCCGGGGGCCAGGGCACCCGCCTGCGACCCCTGACCAGCAACCAGCCCAAGCCCATGCTGCCCATCCTGGGCGAGCCGATGATGCAGCACATCCTCCGGCTCCTCCGGCGCCATGGTTTCACGGACGTCGTGGTGACGGTGCAGTTCCTAGCCAGCGTCATCCGGAACTTCTTCGGCGACGGCTCCGACCTCGACCTCTCGCTCTCCTACGCCACCGAGGAGGAGCCCCTCGGCACCGCCGGGAGCGTGAAGAACGCGGAGTCCGAGCTCTCCGAGGAGACCTTCCTGGTGATCTCGGGCGACGCCGTCACCGACATCGACCTGCAAGAGGCCGTGCGGTTCCACAAGGAGAAGGGCGCCGCCGTCACCGTCACCCTGAAGCGGGTGGCCAACCCGCTCGAGTTCGGCATCGTGATCACCGACGACGAGGGCCGCATCGAGCGGTTCCTGGAGAAGCCGGGCTGGGGTGAGGTCTTCAGCGACCAGATCAACACCGGCATCTACGTGATCGAACCGGAGGTGCTCGGCTACATCCCGTCGGGGGAGGAGTTCGACTTCGCCCACGACCTGTTCCCCCTCCTGCTGGAGAAGGGCCTCCCCATGTACGGGCACGTCGCGGACGGCGAGTGGACCGACGTGGGAACCCTCGAGACGTACATGAGCGTTCAGCGAGACATCCTGGACGGCAAGATCGACCTCGACTTGAGGGCGTTCGGCATGGAGGGTGGAGTGTGGCTGGGGACCGACGCCGAGATCGAGCCTGGGGCGAAGGTGGCCGGTCCGGTCTACATCGGGCCGAACTCCAGGGTGGAAGCGGGCGCCGAGCTGCGCGAATACACGGTGCTGGGCGCCAACGTGGTGGTGAAGGCGGGGGCGTTTCTGCATCGCGCGGTGGTCCACGACAACGCCTACGTCGGACCGTCGGTCACCCTCCGGGGATGCGTGATCGGCAAGAACACCGACGTGGCCCACGGGGCCAGGGTGGACGAGGGGGCCGTGGTGGCGGACGAGTGCCGGATCGGGGAGGGGGCCGTCCTCAACCCTCGAGTGAAGGTCTACCCCTTCAAGACGGTGGACCCCGGCGTGCTGGTCTCCCAGAGCGTCATCTGGGAGTCGAGGGTCAGCCGGGGCCTGTTCGGGGACCGAGGCGTCGCGGGCCTGGTCAACATCGACATCACCCCGGAGATGGCCGTCCGGCTGGCGATGGCGTTCGCCAGCTCGCTGCCCAAGCGAAGCGTCATCGTGGCGTCCCGGGACGTCACCCGGACCGCGCGGATCATCAAGCGGGTCATGGTGGCCGGCGCGAACGCGGCGGGCGTCCACGTGCACGACCTCGAGCTCGTCCCGACCCCGGTCGCGCGGTTCTACGCCCGGTCGGCCCGCGCCAACGCCGGGGTCTCCGTCCGTACGGCGGAAGGGGACCCGGCTTCGGTCCAGATCCAGTTCTTCGACGGACGTGGAGTGAACGTGGACGCTTCCGTCGAACGCAAGGTCGAGCGGATCTTCTACCGGGACGACCTCCGGCGGGTGTTCCACCACGAGATCGGTGAGCTCGCCTTCCCCGCCCGGGGCCGCGAGTACTACCTGCGGGAGATGCTGAACTCGGTGGACATGAAGGTGGTGCGCTCCCGGCGCCCCAAGCTCGTGGTCGACTACGGCTTCGGAGCGACCACGTTCACCGGCCCGACGGTCCTGGGGGAGCTCGGCGCGGAGGTCCTGGCGGCGAACGCCGTCCTGGACGAGGAGCGCGCCATTCCCACGGAGGAGCAGGTCGAAGGCCACCTCCAGCAGCTCCAGCGCCTGGTCACCTCCAGCGGCGCGGACCTGGGAGCCCTGTTCGACTCCGCCGGCGAGCGGGTCCGCCTGATCGACGAGACGGGCCGTCTCCTTTCCCAGGGAGAGGCGCTGCTCGCCTTCGTGTGGCTGGTGGCACAGACCACGGCGTTCCCCCGCATCGCGGTCCCCGTCGTGACGTCCCGCGCCGTCGAGGACATCGTGCGGGAGAGCGGCGGGGGAGTCGTGTGGACTCCGATCTCCGCGTCCGCCCTGATGGCGGCGGCGGAGGAGCGCGACGTCATGTTCGCCGGCGCCGACGGGGGCGGCTATATCTTCCCCGACTTCCTGGCCGCGTACGACGGCGTGTTCAGCCTGGCCAAGCTGCTGGAGCTGCTGGCCCGGACCCAGTGGTCCCTCTCGGCGGTGGTGGACCGCCTCCCCCAGACGCACGTGGTCCGGCGGGAGGTCGACATCCCCTGGGAGGCCAAGGGAACGGTCATGCGCCGGCTGCTGGAGCGGGCCGGGCCCGACGACGTGACGATCGACGGGCTGAAGACGTACCGGGGGAGGGACTGGGTCGCCGTGGCCCCCCACCCCGAGGAACCCGTGGTCCGGGTGTGGGCCGAGGCGGACTCGAGGGAGGAAGCCGAGGCCCTGGCCCAGGAATACGCGACGCTGGTGGAAGAGCTGAAGGGCTGA
- the gcvH gene encoding glycine cleavage system protein GcvH, with amino-acid sequence MEFPEDLRYTKEHEWARAEGDGRIRVGITDYAQDALGDVVYVDIPEPGTEVQGGAPFGEVESTKSVSDVYSPLTGTVIEANGALEDRPELVNQDPYGDGWMIAIEAADPSALDALMDAAAYRSYVDEVQAGG; translated from the coding sequence GTGGAGTTTCCAGAGGACCTGAGATACACGAAGGAGCACGAATGGGCCCGGGCGGAGGGCGACGGGCGCATCCGGGTCGGCATCACCGACTACGCCCAGGACGCCCTGGGCGACGTGGTGTACGTCGACATCCCCGAGCCGGGCACGGAGGTCCAGGGCGGGGCTCCGTTCGGAGAGGTGGAGTCCACGAAATCGGTCTCCGACGTGTACAGCCCGCTGACCGGCACGGTCATCGAAGCCAACGGCGCGCTCGAGGACCGGCCCGAGCTGGTGAACCAGGACCCCTACGGCGACGGCTGGATGATCGCGATCGAGGCGGCCGATCCGTCGGCGCTGGACGCCCTCATGGACGCCGCCGCCTACCGCTCCTACGTCGACGAGGTCCAGGCGGGCGGCTAG